The following coding sequences lie in one Halorarum halophilum genomic window:
- a CDS encoding DHH family phosphoesterase has product MGTCIICGTPVDGRICDSHEEDVVFEFRGNKPSQLVPNRFYSGTVDGYADFGLFVDLSSNVTGLLHRSELDQRLESLDLEPGDPVYVQVKNVRDNGDVDLAWSIRQSDREFRGALIQDGTEERDAEPDDEDDDGPGPVTHTPTKKDRGGDDDGESQGNGRSGGTGAETNGSSSRDTTEPSGTETTSTTEPEAEPASETADDSRDEDEGAEPTADRERVDIGSLGDRVGQDVRIEGEVVGARQTGGPTVFELRDETGVVDCAAFIEAGVRAYPSIDVGDIVRLDGQVERRRNEIQVETEALAALEGEEAETVQRRLADALTAEARPETVDTLADHDALEAMTDDLLDIAEALRRSVLESRPVVVRHAATADGYVAGAAVERAVLPLIREEHAASDAQYHYFTRRPLDEPVYDMDAATKDATRMLQDRDRHDEKLPFVLLLGTGSTVESADGLDLLGIYGAERAVVDAAAADPEIADSVETLANPDLAGADAGELSTGALAATLAATVNGDVRDDVAHLPAISYWEDTPEPYADLAADAGYDAERVAELREAVALEAFYQSYQDKRELITDILFSGDDGDLAGHISAQFREKLETELDTASANAESREAGDVPFTVLDADAYAHRYDFPPTSLLADALHRRERDEGTHVTLVYGTDELFLRASEDLDVREVAGDAAEDVTDAGVTAVGVREGRVEFLSGRREAVVDAVVDAVASQVA; this is encoded by the coding sequence ACCAGCGCCTCGAGTCGCTCGACCTCGAACCCGGCGACCCGGTGTACGTCCAGGTGAAGAACGTCCGGGACAACGGCGACGTTGACCTCGCGTGGTCCATCCGCCAGTCGGACCGCGAGTTCCGCGGCGCGCTCATCCAGGACGGCACCGAGGAACGCGACGCGGAGCCGGACGACGAGGACGACGACGGACCGGGCCCCGTGACCCACACGCCGACGAAGAAGGACCGGGGCGGGGACGACGACGGCGAGAGCCAGGGAAACGGGCGTAGCGGCGGGACCGGCGCGGAGACGAACGGGTCCTCGTCGCGGGACACGACCGAACCCTCGGGGACCGAGACGACGTCCACGACCGAACCGGAGGCAGAGCCGGCCTCCGAGACCGCGGACGACTCCCGAGACGAGGACGAGGGAGCCGAGCCGACCGCCGACCGCGAGCGGGTCGACATCGGCTCGCTCGGGGACCGGGTCGGCCAGGACGTCCGTATCGAGGGCGAGGTCGTCGGCGCCCGACAGACCGGTGGCCCGACCGTCTTCGAACTGCGCGACGAGACGGGCGTCGTCGACTGCGCCGCGTTCATCGAGGCCGGCGTCCGCGCGTACCCGTCGATCGACGTGGGCGACATCGTCCGCCTCGACGGCCAGGTCGAACGCCGCCGGAACGAGATCCAGGTCGAGACCGAGGCGCTCGCTGCGCTCGAGGGCGAGGAGGCCGAGACGGTCCAGCGCCGCCTCGCCGACGCCCTGACGGCGGAGGCCCGACCGGAGACCGTCGACACGCTCGCCGACCACGACGCGCTCGAGGCGATGACCGACGACCTGCTCGACATCGCCGAGGCGCTCCGGCGTTCGGTGCTCGAGTCGCGCCCGGTCGTCGTGCGACACGCCGCGACCGCGGACGGCTACGTCGCCGGCGCGGCGGTCGAGCGCGCCGTGCTCCCGCTCATCCGCGAGGAGCACGCCGCGAGCGACGCCCAGTACCACTACTTTACCCGCCGGCCGCTCGACGAGCCGGTGTACGACATGGACGCGGCGACGAAGGACGCGACGCGGATGCTCCAGGACCGCGACCGCCACGACGAGAAGCTCCCGTTCGTGCTGCTGCTCGGCACCGGCTCGACGGTCGAGTCCGCCGACGGCCTCGACCTCCTCGGCATCTACGGCGCCGAGCGCGCCGTCGTCGACGCCGCAGCCGCCGACCCCGAGATCGCCGACTCCGTCGAGACGCTCGCGAACCCCGACCTCGCGGGCGCCGACGCCGGGGAGCTCTCCACCGGCGCGCTGGCCGCGACGCTGGCCGCGACTGTAAACGGGGACGTTCGCGACGACGTCGCACACCTCCCGGCGATCAGCTACTGGGAGGATACCCCCGAACCGTACGCGGACCTGGCTGCCGACGCCGGGTACGACGCCGAGCGCGTCGCGGAGCTCCGCGAGGCCGTCGCCCTGGAGGCGTTCTACCAGAGTTACCAGGACAAGCGCGAACTCATCACGGACATCCTCTTCAGCGGCGACGACGGCGACCTCGCGGGCCACATCTCCGCGCAGTTCCGCGAGAAGCTCGAGACCGAACTCGACACGGCCAGCGCCAACGCCGAGTCCCGCGAGGCCGGCGACGTGCCGTTCACCGTCCTCGACGCCGACGCGTACGCCCACCGGTACGACTTCCCGCCGACGAGCCTCCTGGCGGACGCGCTTCACCGCCGCGAGCGCGACGAGGGAACGCACGTCACGCTGGTGTACGGCACCGACGAACTGTTCCTCCGCGCGAGCGAGGACCTGGACGTACGCGAGGTCGCCGGGGACGCGGCCGAGGACGTGACCGACGCGGGCGTCACCGCGGTCGGCGTCCGCGAGGGGCGCGTCGAGTTCCTCTCCGGGCGCCGCGAGGCCGTCGTCGACGCCGTCGTCGACGCGGTCGCGAGCCAGGTCGCCTGA